A region from the Lycium barbarum isolate Lr01 chromosome 8, ASM1917538v2, whole genome shotgun sequence genome encodes:
- the LOC132606203 gene encoding uncharacterized protein LOC132606203 isoform X1: MTSKKVNSKSASTKIIRSKFSVAVENILDVTKGSIRPVNQAKLLGERAPQAQSESAVVFGSSSKGVRSPANTTQKGEDVAKMAERVLSQLSLSKSKKSFMQADDDVLSTGSTPHNMFASYVSENPCSSPSPTMVAHAMMTNASTIEEQLENLTKAVEGLSRYVKDQDAKITKLTNKLESMAEGESTQAPVKLHETQEEEESSAKQATTIRKVQVPAEGLIPAGQLKDFIMEAIKDKFKPAPKSSLTYAKPYTRRIDKLKMPASYQPPKLQQFDGKGNPKQHIAHFVETCNNAGTYGDYLVKQFVRSLKGDAFDWYIDLEPNSINRWEQLEQEFFNRFYSTRRVVSMIELTNSCQRDGEQVVDFINRCRSMRLNCKDRLSEASGIEICIQGMHWGLRYILQGIKPKTYEELATRAHDMELSIDTNGDQWFSVREPHKDEDIKDFHSGGKFESKDEIEESMYVTMLLNATA, encoded by the coding sequence ATGACTTCTAAGAAGGTCAACTCGAAATCCGCATCCACAAAAATTATCCGATCCAAATTCTCCGTTGCTGTGGAAAACATCCTAGACGTTACTAAGGGGAGCATCAGACCCGTCAACCAAGCCAAATTGCTAGGAGAACGAGCTCCGCAAGCACAGTCTGAATCTGCTGTCGTCTTTGGTTCTTCTTCAAAAGGCGTGAGATCTCCCGCAAACACCACACAAAAAGGGGAGGATGTCGCCAAAATGGCAGAGAGGGTTCTTTcccaacttagtttatctaagtCCAAGAAATCCTTCATGCAAGCCGATGATGATGTCTTAAGCACTGGATCTACTCCGCATAACATGTTCGCATCATATGTTAGCGAAAATCCATGTTCTTCTCCGTCACCTACGATGGTGGCACATGCAATGATGACTAATGCTTCAACCATAGAAGAACAACTTGAAAATTTGACGAAAGCAGTTGAAGGCCTATCAAGGTATGTTAAAGATCAAGATGCTAAAATCACCAAGTTAACAAATAAATTGGAGAGCATGGCCGAAGGAGAGTCTACCCAAGCACCTGTGAAGCTTCATGAAACACAAGAGGAAGAAGAGTCCTCCGCAAAACAAGCAACAACGATCAGGAAGGTCCAAGTCCCCGCCGAAGGTCTGATTCCCGCTGGCCAGTTGAAGGACTTCATCATGGAGGCTATCAAGGATAAATTTAAGCCCGCACCCAAATCTTCTCTTACATATGCAAAGCCTTATACGCGAAGGATTGATAAGTTGAAGATGCCTGCTAGCTATCAACCTCCTAAGTTGCAGCAATTCGACGGCAAGGGGAATCCAAAACAACATATAGCACACTTTGTTGAAACTTGCAACAATGCTGGAACATATGGTGATTACCTCGTCAAACAATTCGTTCGATCCCTTAAAGGGGATGCATTCGATTGGTACATTGACCTTGAACCTAATTCCATTAATAGGTGGGAGCAACTAGAGCAAGAATTCTTTAACCGCTTCTACAGCACGAGGCGTGTTGTAAGCATGATAGAgcttacaaattcttgccaaagaGATGGTGAGCAAGTTGTTGACTTCATCAATCGGTGTAGGAGCATGCGCCTTAATTGCAAAGATCGTCTTAGTGAAGCTTCTGGGATCGAAATTTGTATCCAAGGTATGCATTGGGGTCTTCGTTACATATTGCAAGGAATAAAGCCCAAGACATATGAAGAGTTGGCAACCCGTGCACATGATATGGAATTAAGCATTGATACAAATGGAGATCAATGGTTTTCTGTCCGTGAGCCTCACAAAGATGAAGATATAAAAGACTTCCATAGTGGGGGCAAGTTTGAATCCAAAGATGAAATAGAAGAGTCCATGTATGTTACAATGCTCCTCAACGCAACAGCCTAA